Proteins encoded within one genomic window of Xylophilus sp. GOD-11R:
- a CDS encoding SDR family oxidoreductase, whose translation MPDRFTGRIAAITGAASGLGRATALMLAQEGARMMLFDRDAAGLAITAEGCPGSITLVGDATSAADLERAAALARTELGPVEFLVPAAGVLGPAKPAIELEEEEWDRLFAINVKGPWLAARAFIPQMREIGQGSIVLFSSTAGLVGSPFLSAYSASKGAVTMLTRSLALNHAAENIRVNCVCPGTINGPMSQASFALAGEGEAQLARAAVMKSRIPMNRFGEPDEIAAAVLYFLSDAAGFTTGAALPIDGGRVA comes from the coding sequence ATGCCTGATCGTTTCACCGGCCGCATCGCGGCCATCACCGGCGCGGCCAGCGGTCTGGGCCGCGCCACCGCCCTCATGCTGGCGCAGGAAGGCGCCCGCATGATGCTGTTCGACCGCGACGCGGCCGGCCTGGCGATCACCGCCGAGGGCTGCCCCGGCTCGATCACGCTGGTGGGCGACGCCACCTCGGCGGCCGACCTCGAGCGCGCCGCCGCCCTGGCCCGGACCGAGCTCGGTCCGGTCGAGTTCCTGGTGCCGGCCGCCGGCGTGCTCGGCCCGGCCAAGCCGGCGATCGAGCTGGAAGAGGAAGAGTGGGACCGCCTCTTCGCCATCAACGTCAAGGGTCCGTGGCTCGCGGCGCGCGCCTTCATTCCGCAGATGCGCGAGATCGGCCAAGGCTCCATCGTGCTGTTCTCGTCCACCGCCGGCCTGGTCGGCTCGCCTTTCCTGTCGGCCTACTCGGCCTCCAAGGGCGCGGTGACCATGCTCACCCGCAGCCTGGCGCTCAACCACGCGGCCGAAAACATCCGCGTCAATTGCGTCTGCCCCGGCACCATCAACGGACCGATGTCGCAGGCGAGCTTCGCGCTGGCCGGCGAAGGCGAGGCGCAGCTGGCGCGCGCGGCGGTGATGAAGTCGCGCATTCCCATGAACCGCTTCGGCGAGCCCGACGAGATCGCGGCGGCCGTGCTGTATTTCCTCAGCGACGCGGCCGGCTTCACCACCGGCGCGGCCCTGCCGATCGACGGAGGCCGCGTTGCCTGA
- a CDS encoding branched-chain amino acid ABC transporter permease gives MKQPVIAFSVGAVALVVLLVAAPFAAGGYETNVLLQALLYTMLTVSLNLVAGYAGQFSFSHGAFYGIGAYTTAIMGRDLGTGFWINLPAGIVVAGLFGLLLGIPALRLKGHFLAIVTIAFQSIVYLTLTQWVSVTGGQNGIAVPHIGAVGFGGHTLLGITTLRGYYWLALVMTAIVLFVSWRLVRSRIGREWIAVRDDETLAGAVGLDTMRAKLLAFVISAAMAGAAGVLSAHVMQGVTPDDFTIWISCSVVAMMVVGGRGTFVGPVLGALLLTLLPEFLGGLAQYKMLIFGVLLVLAITLVPEGIVGRVRQRRGGAR, from the coding sequence ATGAAACAACCTGTCATCGCCTTTTCGGTCGGCGCGGTCGCGCTGGTGGTCCTGCTGGTGGCCGCGCCCTTCGCGGCCGGCGGCTACGAAACCAACGTGCTGCTGCAGGCCCTGCTCTACACCATGCTCACGGTGAGCCTGAACCTGGTGGCGGGCTACGCCGGCCAGTTCTCGTTCTCGCACGGCGCCTTCTACGGCATCGGCGCCTACACCACGGCCATCATGGGCCGCGACCTCGGCACCGGCTTCTGGATCAACCTGCCCGCGGGCATCGTCGTGGCCGGCCTGTTCGGCCTGCTGCTCGGCATTCCGGCGTTGCGGCTCAAGGGCCACTTCCTGGCGATCGTCACCATCGCCTTCCAGAGCATCGTCTACCTCACGCTGACCCAGTGGGTGTCGGTGACCGGCGGGCAGAACGGCATCGCGGTGCCGCACATCGGCGCGGTCGGCTTCGGCGGCCACACGCTGTTGGGCATCACCACCCTGCGCGGCTACTACTGGCTGGCCTTGGTGATGACCGCCATCGTGCTGTTCGTCTCCTGGCGCCTGGTGCGCTCGCGCATCGGTCGCGAATGGATCGCCGTGCGCGACGACGAAACCCTGGCCGGCGCCGTCGGCCTCGACACCATGCGCGCCAAGTTGCTGGCCTTCGTCATCTCGGCGGCCATGGCGGGTGCGGCCGGCGTGCTGTCGGCCCACGTCATGCAGGGCGTGACGCCGGACGACTTCACCATCTGGATCTCCTGCTCGGTGGTCGCGATGATGGTCGTCGGCGGCCGCGGCACCTTCGTGGGCCCGGTGCTCGGCGCCCTGCTGCTGACCCTGCTGCCCGAGTTCCTCGGCGGCCTGGCGCAGTACAAGATGCTGATCTTCGGCGTGCTGCTGGTGCTGGCCATCACCCTGGTGCCCGAAGGCATCGTAGGCCGCGTGCGGCAGCGGCGCGGAGGTGCACGATGA
- a CDS encoding amidase, with protein sequence MQGNRFMRDDEYLGLDGLALAGLLRSGDVSSSELMAIAIGLARTRGAALNAIRYERYDESQALADDWRPRGAFGGIPFLLKDSGLASLRFPSSNGSRLFADARAAQDATLIGRFDQLGFIPFARTTVPELCMAPTTEAVQNGGATLNPWDRTRSPGGSSGGAAAAVAAGIVPIAHGSDGGGSIRIPAACCGLFGLKPTRGLVPMGPIKGEGWGGLACDGVLSRTVRDSAAAMDGIGGWEDGSPYAAPTGAGTYLNAITERPSRRMRVLVWRTAFENMPVAAECLAAVEKAAALCRALGHEVIDASPPPLDYRAFVQAHITVLATNIVLASNARLKVLGRAFQDGDLEPAMADGYRVGQTLGAGDYAAAIQQFHTVGRVMQGALSGADLVLTPTLTQLPAELGWLQMSGTLQSFRERVATYANFLAVINASGQPAANVPLDCTPSGLPVGIQLIGRFGRDDQVMQMAAELEEAAPWIGRRPAFDAARPAIAA encoded by the coding sequence ATGCAGGGAAATCGCTTCATGCGGGACGACGAATACCTGGGCCTCGACGGGCTCGCTCTGGCCGGACTGCTGCGCAGCGGCGACGTCAGCTCTTCGGAGCTGATGGCCATCGCCATCGGCCTGGCGCGCACCCGGGGTGCCGCGCTCAACGCCATCCGCTACGAGCGCTACGACGAAAGCCAGGCACTGGCGGACGACTGGAGGCCGCGCGGCGCGTTCGGCGGCATTCCGTTCCTGCTCAAGGACTCGGGCCTGGCCTCGCTGCGCTTTCCGTCGAGCAACGGCTCGCGGCTTTTCGCCGACGCCCGCGCCGCGCAGGACGCCACGCTGATCGGCCGCTTCGACCAGCTGGGCTTCATCCCCTTCGCGCGCACCACCGTGCCCGAACTGTGCATGGCCCCGACCACCGAAGCGGTGCAGAACGGCGGCGCCACGCTCAATCCCTGGGACCGCACCCGCTCACCCGGCGGCTCCAGCGGTGGCGCGGCGGCGGCGGTGGCCGCCGGCATCGTGCCGATCGCGCACGGCAGCGACGGCGGCGGCTCCATCCGCATTCCCGCGGCCTGCTGCGGCCTGTTCGGCCTCAAGCCGACGCGTGGCCTGGTGCCCATGGGCCCGATCAAGGGCGAGGGCTGGGGCGGCCTGGCCTGCGACGGCGTGCTGAGCCGCACGGTGCGCGACAGCGCCGCCGCCATGGACGGCATCGGCGGCTGGGAAGACGGCTCGCCTTATGCCGCGCCGACCGGTGCCGGCACCTACCTGAACGCGATCACCGAGCGACCGTCCAGACGCATGCGGGTGCTGGTGTGGCGCACCGCCTTCGAGAACATGCCGGTGGCCGCCGAATGCCTGGCCGCCGTCGAGAAGGCGGCCGCGCTCTGCCGTGCGCTGGGTCACGAGGTGATCGACGCGTCGCCGCCGCCGCTCGACTACCGCGCCTTCGTGCAGGCGCACATCACGGTGCTGGCGACCAACATCGTGCTGGCCTCGAACGCCCGGCTCAAGGTGCTGGGCCGCGCCTTCCAGGACGGCGACCTGGAGCCGGCGATGGCCGACGGCTATCGCGTCGGGCAGACGCTCGGTGCCGGCGACTACGCCGCCGCGATCCAGCAGTTCCACACCGTCGGCCGGGTCATGCAGGGCGCGCTTTCCGGTGCCGACCTGGTGCTCACGCCAACGCTCACGCAACTGCCCGCCGAGCTCGGCTGGCTGCAGATGAGCGGCACGCTGCAGAGCTTCCGCGAGCGGGTCGCCACCTATGCCAACTTCCTGGCGGTGATCAACGCCTCGGGCCAGCCGGCGGCCAACGTGCCGCTCGATTGCACGCCTTCCGGCCTGCCGGTGGGCATTCAGCTGATCGGCCGCTTCGGTCGCGACGACCAGGTGATGCAGATGGCCGCCGAGCTGGAGGAAGCCGCGCCGTGGATCGGGCGTCGGCCTGCCTTCGATGCGGCGCGGCCCGCAATCGCCGCATGA
- a CDS encoding ABC transporter substrate-binding protein: MSTFSRRQMLSVIGASVAAPAVVRAQDTSPIKIGGMLPLSGPAAIEGAQVRKGYEFAVAEANARGGVFGRKIELVLEDDEGNATKGVNAVRKLIERDKVPFIIGTYPTAVCVAATKVAREYKVAMISGGSTAVAGTDANTVGDPWFFRPWTDSNGQGADTAKAIVHQFHGKKVAIIHDLTNYGVTLADQAAAIVPKEGSTIVAREGFNAGEKDFSTLLTRLRTLRPDVVYVAGWAGDGATIVRQAAEVGLRAQFIGSGSMLSDDFIKLAGPASEGFAVATLYEATTPNKVGRAFGERFKAVYKHEAGTLNSLGFDSTSIGIEAMRRVGRPDSAAIQQMIKGGMKDFPLVQGPDGTTAAFDDKGGVTFPMFIAIVKNGKRTLS; the protein is encoded by the coding sequence ATGTCCACGTTTTCCCGTCGCCAGATGCTCAGCGTCATCGGAGCCAGCGTCGCCGCACCCGCCGTCGTGCGGGCGCAGGACACCTCGCCCATCAAGATCGGCGGCATGCTGCCGCTTTCCGGTCCGGCCGCCATCGAGGGCGCGCAGGTGCGCAAGGGCTATGAGTTCGCGGTGGCCGAGGCCAATGCGCGCGGTGGTGTGTTCGGCCGCAAGATCGAACTGGTGCTGGAAGACGACGAAGGCAACGCCACCAAGGGCGTGAACGCGGTGCGCAAGCTGATCGAGCGCGACAAGGTGCCGTTCATCATCGGCACCTACCCCACCGCCGTGTGCGTAGCCGCGACCAAGGTGGCACGCGAATACAAGGTGGCGATGATCTCCGGCGGCTCCACCGCCGTGGCCGGCACCGACGCCAACACCGTCGGCGACCCGTGGTTCTTCCGCCCCTGGACCGACAGCAACGGCCAGGGCGCCGACACCGCCAAGGCCATCGTCCACCAATTCCACGGCAAGAAGGTCGCGATCATTCACGACCTCACCAACTATGGCGTGACCCTGGCCGACCAGGCCGCGGCCATCGTGCCCAAGGAAGGCAGCACCATCGTCGCCCGCGAAGGTTTCAACGCCGGCGAGAAGGACTTCTCCACCCTGCTGACCCGCCTGCGCACCCTGCGCCCGGACGTGGTCTATGTGGCGGGCTGGGCCGGCGACGGCGCGACCATCGTGCGCCAGGCCGCAGAAGTCGGCCTGCGGGCCCAGTTCATCGGCTCGGGCTCCATGCTCTCCGACGACTTCATCAAGCTGGCAGGCCCCGCTTCCGAAGGCTTCGCCGTGGCCACGCTGTACGAGGCGACCACGCCCAACAAGGTCGGCCGGGCCTTCGGCGAACGCTTCAAGGCGGTCTACAAGCACGAAGCCGGCACGCTCAACTCGCTGGGCTTCGACTCCACCTCCATCGGCATCGAGGCGATGCGCCGCGTCGGCCGCCCGGACAGCGCCGCCATCCAGCAAATGATCAAGGGCGGCATGAAGGACTTCCCGCTGGTGCAAGGCCCCGACGGCACCACCGCCGCCTTCGACGACAAGGGCGGCGTGACCTTCCCGATGTTCATCGCCATCGTCAAGAACGGCAAGCGCACGCTTTCCTGA
- a CDS encoding ABC transporter ATP-binding protein, producing the protein MLKLNDIVAGYGRTRILHGVSLEVPQGGLVALLGGNGTGKSTLLKTIVGLVRAQEGSVELAGRNINDVPTENRATLGLSLVPQGKEVFAAMSVHENLLMGAYHRRADKAGIADDIESVYQRFKRLRERRQVPAGMLSGGERQMLSIGRSLMARPSMLLLDEPSAALAPKVVEEIADHILALRQTGLTFLLVEQNVGMALDIADHIHVIRGGRIAYQREVGDGIAMEELREFYLGGKEHA; encoded by the coding sequence GTGCTAAAGCTCAATGACATCGTGGCCGGCTACGGCCGCACCCGCATCCTGCACGGGGTGAGCCTGGAAGTGCCCCAGGGCGGCCTGGTCGCCCTGCTCGGCGGCAACGGCACCGGCAAGTCGACGCTGCTCAAGACCATCGTCGGCCTGGTGCGCGCGCAGGAGGGCTCGGTGGAGCTGGCCGGCCGCAACATCAACGACGTGCCCACCGAGAACCGCGCCACGCTCGGCCTCTCGCTGGTGCCCCAGGGCAAGGAAGTCTTCGCCGCGATGAGCGTGCACGAGAACCTGCTGATGGGCGCCTACCACCGGCGCGCCGACAAGGCCGGTATCGCCGACGACATCGAGTCCGTCTACCAGCGCTTCAAGCGCCTGCGCGAGCGCCGCCAGGTGCCCGCCGGCATGCTGTCGGGCGGCGAGCGGCAGATGCTCTCCATCGGCCGCTCGCTGATGGCGCGGCCCAGCATGCTGCTGCTCGACGAGCCCTCGGCCGCGCTCGCGCCCAAGGTGGTCGAGGAGATCGCCGACCACATCCTGGCGCTGCGCCAGACCGGCCTGACCTTTCTGCTGGTGGAGCAGAACGTGGGCATGGCCCTGGACATCGCCGACCACATCCACGTGATCCGTGGCGGGCGCATCGCCTACCAGCGCGAGGTCGGCGACGGCATCGCGATGGAAGAGCTGCGCGAGTTCTACCTCGGAGGAAAAGAACATGCCTGA
- a CDS encoding ABC transporter ATP-binding protein has translation MSATGTATPVLQASNIVRRFGGVVAVNDASLTVGEREIVGLIGPNGSGKSTMVNMVTGEQQVNAGTMRFAGQDITALPAWKRARLGMARSFQMLRLFGSLSVQENLLLAHHTRMRHSAFASFLGRKAAQAEERRVLERARELLAWFDLEAFADKPVSGMSIGQQRMVELARGLIAEPRLFVLDEPAAGLSPPNVDRLMVLIQRMRDEFGMSILLVEHDMRVVRELCDHVVVLDSGNTIARGEPEVVVADPKVIEAYIGSGWNRRAKAQ, from the coding sequence ATGAGCGCCACCGGCACCGCCACCCCCGTGCTGCAGGCCAGCAACATCGTGCGCCGCTTCGGTGGCGTGGTCGCGGTCAACGACGCCAGCCTCACCGTCGGCGAGCGCGAGATCGTCGGCCTGATCGGGCCCAACGGCTCGGGCAAGTCGACCATGGTCAACATGGTCACCGGCGAGCAGCAGGTCAATGCCGGCACCATGCGTTTCGCAGGCCAGGACATCACCGCCCTGCCCGCCTGGAAACGCGCCCGGCTGGGCATGGCGCGCAGCTTCCAGATGCTGCGGCTGTTCGGCTCGCTCAGCGTGCAGGAGAACCTGCTGCTGGCCCACCACACCCGCATGCGTCACAGCGCCTTCGCCAGCTTTCTGGGTCGCAAGGCGGCCCAGGCCGAGGAACGCCGCGTGCTCGAACGCGCCCGCGAGCTGCTCGCCTGGTTCGACCTGGAAGCCTTCGCCGACAAGCCGGTCTCGGGCATGTCCATCGGCCAGCAGCGCATGGTGGAGCTCGCCCGCGGCCTGATCGCCGAGCCCAGGCTCTTCGTGCTCGACGAGCCCGCCGCCGGCCTGTCGCCGCCCAACGTCGACCGGCTGATGGTGCTCATCCAGCGCATGCGCGACGAGTTCGGCATGAGCATCCTGCTGGTCGAGCACGACATGCGGGTGGTGCGCGAACTCTGCGACCACGTCGTGGTGCTGGACTCGGGCAACACCATCGCCCGGGGCGAGCCCGAGGTGGTGGTGGCTGACCCGAAAGTGATCGAGGCCTATATCGGATCTGGATGGAATCGCCGTGCTAAAGCTCAATGA
- a CDS encoding branched-chain amino acid ABC transporter permease → MDLFLQYLANGIVVGSSYALVAVGLTLVFGILGVVNFAHGEFYMLGAYAGLTAITVFHVPLPVAVAAVIVVSALLGWGAEVILHGPLKNRDATSSIISSFGLAVVLQNAALIWIGPEPQLLQTSLSAIPVEIGPVFMPLQRLMLPIATAVLLVALHLVLRYTWTGRSLRAMAQHGTVARLCGVRIKRVAIVTFMVAAALAGVAGFLMSSVYMVHPLIGNMIVLKAFTVVILGGMGQIGGAAAAGILLGITESMTSAYLDNGLRDIVGFVIVIVVLLVRPNGLFGRKADRS, encoded by the coding sequence GTGGATCTGTTCCTCCAATACCTGGCCAACGGGATCGTCGTGGGCAGCAGCTACGCGCTCGTCGCGGTCGGGCTGACCCTGGTCTTCGGCATCCTGGGCGTCGTCAACTTCGCGCATGGCGAGTTCTACATGCTCGGGGCCTATGCGGGCCTCACCGCCATCACCGTCTTCCACGTGCCGCTGCCGGTGGCGGTGGCGGCGGTGATCGTGGTGTCGGCCCTGCTGGGCTGGGGGGCGGAAGTGATACTGCACGGTCCCCTGAAGAACCGCGATGCAACGAGCTCCATCATCTCGTCCTTCGGCCTGGCCGTGGTGCTGCAGAACGCCGCGCTGATCTGGATCGGCCCGGAGCCGCAACTGCTGCAGACCTCGCTGTCGGCGATTCCCGTGGAGATCGGCCCGGTCTTCATGCCGCTGCAGCGGCTGATGCTGCCGATCGCCACCGCGGTGCTGCTGGTCGCGCTGCACCTGGTGCTGCGCTACACCTGGACCGGCCGAAGCCTGCGTGCCATGGCCCAGCACGGCACCGTGGCGCGCCTGTGCGGCGTGCGCATCAAGCGGGTGGCGATCGTCACCTTCATGGTGGCAGCGGCCCTCGCGGGCGTGGCCGGTTTCCTGATGTCCTCGGTCTACATGGTGCATCCGCTGATCGGCAACATGATAGTGCTCAAGGCCTTCACCGTCGTCATCCTGGGCGGCATGGGCCAGATCGGCGGCGCGGCGGCTGCCGGCATCCTGCTGGGCATCACCGAGTCGATGACCTCGGCCTATCTCGACAACGGCCTGCGCGACATCGTCGGCTTCGTCATCGTGATCGTGGTGCTGCTGGTGCGGCCCAACGGTCTGTTCGGCCGGAAGGCGGACCGCTCATGA